In Salirhabdus salicampi, the sequence TTGCATTTTTTGCATTTGTTTCATCATATTATTCATGTTTCCCATTCCACCACGCATAATGATTCCTCCTTAGTATAATTAAGTATCTTGAATTTCTAACAAATCATCGCCAACAAGTTTTCGGGCTTCCGCAACAACCGGATCTTCCTCCTGTTGCTCATCTTCGTTTGATCCTTCCTGCTGCCGTTGTTTCTTAACATATTCCTCCCGTAATTGAATCCAATCATTTTCGGGTATTGGAATGATAGTCATCCGCTTCCCTAAATAATCAGCTAACAAAGACTCAATGGTTTCCTGATTTTCTAAAACGAGGGAACAGTGTATTTCATATTTGAATGATAAGACGAGGGCATCTTCAGAAGCTGCAACCGGCTTACTATTCATTAACTTTGCATGAGCAGGAGCACTGTTTCGTTTTACTGAGTCCATAAATGAACCCCATTGGCTTTGTATCGATTTCAACACTTGTTTTGATGCATCTTCTAAAACAACCCGAATTCGTTCATATGGAACTTTATATTTACGTCCTGCTGACCTTGTCGGCGTAGAAGGTTTTTCTTTCTCTTTTTTCTCTCCTTCTATCCCCGACTGTTTTAACGTATGCAAGGCCTTTTCTAATTGCTCTATTTTTTGAACATATTCACTAGGTATTGTTGCTATTTCTGCCTCTGCCTTACTTGTTACACCTTCTGCTTCCGCTATGTGTAATAGTGCGATTTCTAAAAAGACTTTCGGACTATTTGTCCATTTCATCTCCTGTTGACATTCATTTAATCGTTTAATCGCACTTTGAATCCAGCCAGCATTTAATGTTTCCGAAAGTTCATAAAACACGTTATTGGGAATAGCTCTTTCAAGAAGCTCTTCACCCTGGGAAGAACTTTGGTATAAAAGTACATCTCTTAAATAGTAAATCAAGTCAAGAACAAACCTTCCCGGGTCTTTTCCTTCTTGGAAAAATTGGTCAACTAACTGTAGAGCACTTTTAACTTCTTTACGATCTAAGTATTGTACAATTTCTCCAAGTTTCTTTTGAGAGACCGAACCTGTTACTGCTAATACATCGTTTAATTCAACAACGTTATCCTCGCTGTACGATATCGCTTGATCAATCAAACTTAGTGCATCTCGCATTCCGCCCTCTGCAGCTAAGGCGACGGTTTTGAGCGCTTCTTCTTCCACTTTAATGTTTTCAGCATCCATAATTTCTTGCAGACGACTAATAATGGAGTGTTGGGAGATTCGTTTAAAATCAAAGCGTTGACAACGGGAGATAATTGTTAACGGAATTTTATGTGGCTCCGTTGTCGCTAGTATAAAGATAACATGTTGCGGTGGTTCCTCTAATGTTTTTAATAAGGCATTAAAAGCACCTGTTGAAAGCATGTGTACTTCATCTACTATATATACTTTATATCTCACCGCGCTCGGGGCATATTTCACTTTATCCCGTATTTCCCTTATATCATCTACTCCGTTGTTAGATGCCGCATCTATTTCAATAACATCTGATATAGATCCATTTTGTATCCCTAAACAAGCAGAACATTCGTTACAAGGTTCCTTTATAGGAGAACGCTCACAGTTAACAGCTTTAGCAAATATTTTTGCAGCACTCGTTTTTCCTGTTCCCCGGGGGCCGGAAAAAAGATACGCGTGGGAAAACTTGTTTTGAACAATGGCGTTTTGCAAAGTTCTTGTGATATGCTCTTGTCCTACTACATCGCGAAAAATTTTCGGACGCCACACTCGATATAAAGCTTGGTAACTCATAGTCCCGTTCTCCTTTGCGGTTTCTTTCTCATTATAACTGAATCTCAACCTCTGTTCAAAAACTATATATGTACATATATAACAAAAAAACTCACCTTTCATGGTGAGCTGTTGTTTATATTTAATACCGTGCACCCATCTTTGATGAACTGGCCCTAAGCGTTACTTAAGTTCATGGCTCGACCCAGGCTATCCCGCGGCACATAAGAATGTCCGCTTACTGCTGCTTCCTTCCGGATCTGACAGGGTTCACGGGTTCCTATTGCGCAGGACCCGAGTGTCAACACCAATCTCTTAAGGCAGACCTTAAAACCAATTCACCTCAGATGGGAATTCAGCCTCGCTATAGCGGATTGCGAGTTCAGGGCACCGCTACCTCCCCACCTAGCACGGCAAATCTGCTAACAATTTTTAGTTGCACTGTAAGAGTGCATAAACAAGTATATACACTTTTTCGATAAAATGCAATGGTTTACGAATGGCAACTTTTTACTACATTTTCTTTTTCTTGTTGCGCAAGGCCTGAAAAAACTGTGTTAACAGCTTTCCACACTCTTGTCCTAAAATATTCGGGGTAACCTCTGCCCTATGATTAAATCGAGGGTCTTGTAACAGATTTAACAAAGAACCACAACTGCCTGCTTTCGGATCATATGCCCCAAAAACAACTCGAGGAATTCTAGCTTGCATAATCGCCCCTGCACACATTGGACAAGGTTCAAGAGTAACATACAGCGTACAGTTTTCTAAGCGCCAACTACCTAATTGTTCATTTGCTTTTTCAATTGCAAGAAATTCAGCATGACTTTTCGCAAGTTGAGTTGTTTCCCGTAAATTGTGGGCTTTTGCTATTACTACTCCTTTTTCGTCTACAATAACAGCACCAATAGGCACCTCTTCAATTGTAGCAGCCTTTTTTGCTTCCTCGATTGCCAAACTCATATAATGTTCATCACTAATACACGGATTTTTATGTTTCATATCATTCTTCACTTTCATCATCCATTCATACATTCTTTTAAAAAATCAACTCATTAACATGTCCGTTAGAACAATTCACTTTGGGCTTCATACATATGTATAGAGTATTTTTTTGGAAAGGAGTATCTTAATGCTGATATATGTCGTAAAAGAAGGGGACTCTATTTT encodes:
- the dnaX gene encoding DNA polymerase III subunit gamma/tau: MSYQALYRVWRPKIFRDVVGQEHITRTLQNAIVQNKFSHAYLFSGPRGTGKTSAAKIFAKAVNCERSPIKEPCNECSACLGIQNGSISDVIEIDAASNNGVDDIREIRDKVKYAPSAVRYKVYIVDEVHMLSTGAFNALLKTLEEPPQHVIFILATTEPHKIPLTIISRCQRFDFKRISQHSIISRLQEIMDAENIKVEEEALKTVALAAEGGMRDALSLIDQAISYSEDNVVELNDVLAVTGSVSQKKLGEIVQYLDRKEVKSALQLVDQFFQEGKDPGRFVLDLIYYLRDVLLYQSSSQGEELLERAIPNNVFYELSETLNAGWIQSAIKRLNECQQEMKWTNSPKVFLEIALLHIAEAEGVTSKAEAEIATIPSEYVQKIEQLEKALHTLKQSGIEGEKKEKEKPSTPTRSAGRKYKVPYERIRVVLEDASKQVLKSIQSQWGSFMDSVKRNSAPAHAKLMNSKPVAASEDALVLSFKYEIHCSLVLENQETIESLLADYLGKRMTIIPIPENDWIQLREEYVKKQRQQEGSNEDEQQEEDPVVAEARKLVGDDLLEIQDT
- the tadA gene encoding tRNA adenosine(34) deaminase TadA, which gives rise to MKHKNPCISDEHYMSLAIEEAKKAATIEEVPIGAVIVDEKGVVIAKAHNLRETTQLAKSHAEFLAIEKANEQLGSWRLENCTLYVTLEPCPMCAGAIMQARIPRVVFGAYDPKAGSCGSLLNLLQDPRFNHRAEVTPNILGQECGKLLTQFFQALRNKKKKM